In the Streptomyces katrae genome, one interval contains:
- a CDS encoding BTAD domain-containing putative transcriptional regulator: MRFSILGETLARRDDGTEVPLGGPARRALLTLLLVRPREVVSAERLADELAPDGSVSAHALQSQVSRLRAALGPAVIERAGAGYRAAVDPEDVDAGRFERLAREGRAALAADDPVRAVELLRGALELWRGRALADLAHLTEGDTARTASARLEELRLGAVEDRIEADLRLGGHREAVAELRELTARHPLRERLAALLIRALSAEGGQAEALAAYEQTRSRLADELGSDPSAELVALHRELLESDPSPAQVRPPAQLTSFVGRSGEVAEVADLLRVARLVTLVGPGGVGKTRLSVEAAGVAGDDVCFVELAPLREGAGLPGAVLAALGLRENGLRLDGGGQGPVERLATALADRVLLLVLDNCEHVAEEAAALAGRLLALCPRLRILATSREPLSVIGEHLWQVRPLDDAAAVRLFTERASAVRRGFAAAAEPVERICAALDNLPLAIELAAARLRTMDVEDLAQRLDDRLGMAAARANRGAGERHRTLRAVVAWSWDLLSAQEQRAARRFTVFPAGATARAALEVCRAGGAAPDSELPEAEVLEPEVLESLVDKSLLELAGGRLRMLETVRAYGAERLRGAGETSATGGAHARYVLELARAAEPRLRGPGQPEWLERLAAGHGDLEAALAWAAGEGRWETALELLAAASAYLWIRGVSGSLAARAAAVLDAVGDAPPAGLGEEFAACVLLAAAGPGGLAPWRRHRERAGRLLAAAWARDGAGGGGGRYPVVLLVWMLRNATEADPLDAFALVSAQRGHPEPWVRAVAAYVSGFGPLGTGDAAAAERAFAEAAEGFRAAGDGWGTALVLDALAGVAGARGDRAGAVALLDEALALTERLGALEDSADLLVNRADQLVAGDPAAAAADYARAASLARRAGGSAALAAALRGLGDLALRDGDPARAGHLYTEALERIDPHWVKSAGSRVRALAGLGRVAESNGDRPAARARYAEAAASAAAVVGGTSPEALRLLGLPQEVVDLVTTHTP; this comes from the coding sequence CCGGACGGGTCGGTGTCGGCGCACGCCCTGCAGTCCCAGGTGTCCCGGCTGCGCGCGGCTCTGGGGCCGGCCGTGATCGAGCGGGCCGGGGCGGGCTACCGGGCCGCCGTGGACCCGGAGGACGTGGACGCGGGCCGGTTCGAGCGGCTGGCCCGCGAGGGGCGGGCCGCGCTGGCCGCCGACGACCCGGTACGTGCCGTGGAACTCCTGCGCGGGGCATTGGAGTTGTGGCGCGGGAGGGCCCTCGCCGACCTGGCGCACCTGACGGAGGGCGACACCGCCCGGACGGCCTCGGCCCGGCTGGAGGAGCTGCGGCTCGGGGCGGTCGAGGACCGGATCGAGGCCGATCTGCGGCTCGGCGGCCACCGGGAGGCCGTGGCGGAGCTGCGGGAGCTGACCGCCCGCCACCCGCTGCGCGAGCGCCTGGCGGCCCTGCTGATCCGGGCCCTGTCGGCCGAGGGCGGGCAGGCCGAGGCGCTGGCCGCGTACGAGCAGACCCGCAGCCGGCTGGCCGACGAGCTCGGCAGCGATCCCTCGGCCGAACTAGTCGCCCTGCACCGGGAGTTGCTGGAGTCCGACCCCTCCCCCGCGCAGGTCCGGCCGCCCGCGCAGCTGACCTCGTTCGTGGGCCGCTCCGGCGAGGTCGCCGAAGTGGCAGACCTGCTGCGGGTGGCCCGGCTGGTGACGCTCGTGGGGCCGGGCGGGGTGGGCAAGACGCGGTTGTCGGTGGAGGCGGCGGGGGTGGCCGGCGACGACGTGTGCTTCGTGGAGCTGGCCCCGCTGCGGGAGGGCGCCGGCCTGCCGGGGGCGGTACTGGCGGCGCTCGGGCTGCGCGAGAACGGGCTCCGGCTCGACGGCGGCGGACAGGGGCCCGTGGAGCGGCTGGCGACGGCCCTGGCGGACCGGGTGCTGCTGCTGGTCCTGGACAACTGCGAACACGTGGCCGAAGAGGCCGCCGCGCTGGCGGGACGCCTGCTGGCCCTCTGCCCCCGGCTGCGGATCCTGGCCACCAGCCGGGAACCCCTCTCCGTCATCGGTGAGCACCTGTGGCAGGTGCGGCCGCTCGACGACGCGGCGGCCGTACGGCTGTTCACGGAACGGGCCTCGGCGGTGCGGCGCGGATTCGCGGCGGCGGCGGAGCCGGTGGAGCGGATCTGCGCGGCGCTCGACAACCTGCCGCTGGCCATCGAGCTGGCGGCGGCCCGGCTGCGCACCATGGACGTGGAGGACCTGGCGCAGCGGCTCGACGACCGGCTCGGGATGGCTGCCGCCCGGGCCAACCGCGGCGCCGGTGAACGGCACCGCACGCTGCGCGCGGTGGTCGCCTGGAGCTGGGACCTGCTCTCCGCGCAGGAGCAGCGGGCCGCCCGGCGGTTCACCGTGTTCCCGGCGGGCGCGACGGCCCGGGCGGCGCTGGAGGTCTGCCGGGCGGGGGGCGCGGCCCCGGACTCGGAGCTGCCGGAGGCCGAGGTCCTGGAGCCCGAGGTGCTGGAGTCCCTGGTGGACAAGTCCCTGCTGGAACTGGCGGGCGGACGCCTGCGGATGCTGGAGACGGTCCGCGCGTACGGCGCCGAACGGCTCCGGGGGGCGGGCGAGACCTCGGCCACCGGCGGTGCGCACGCCCGGTACGTGCTGGAGCTGGCCCGCGCCGCCGAGCCGCGGCTGCGGGGGCCGGGGCAGCCGGAGTGGCTGGAGCGGCTGGCGGCCGGACACGGCGACCTGGAGGCGGCACTCGCCTGGGCGGCCGGGGAGGGCCGCTGGGAGACGGCGCTGGAACTGCTGGCGGCGGCCTCGGCGTACCTGTGGATCCGCGGGGTGTCCGGGTCGCTCGCGGCGCGGGCCGCGGCCGTGCTCGACGCCGTCGGGGACGCTCCCCCGGCCGGGCTGGGCGAGGAGTTCGCGGCGTGCGTGCTGCTGGCGGCGGCCGGCCCCGGCGGGCTCGCGCCGTGGCGGCGGCACCGGGAGCGGGCCGGGCGGCTGCTGGCCGCCGCCTGGGCGCGGGACGGTGCGGGCGGGGGCGGCGGGCGGTACCCGGTGGTGCTGCTGGTGTGGATGCTGCGCAACGCCACCGAGGCCGATCCGCTGGACGCGTTCGCCCTGGTGTCGGCGCAGCGCGGGCACCCCGAGCCGTGGGTCCGGGCGGTCGCCGCGTACGTGTCCGGGTTCGGGCCGCTCGGGACGGGTGACGCGGCCGCCGCCGAACGGGCCTTCGCCGAGGCCGCCGAGGGGTTCCGGGCGGCCGGCGACGGCTGGGGCACGGCGCTGGTCCTGGACGCGCTCGCCGGGGTGGCGGGGGCGCGCGGGGACCGGGCCGGGGCGGTGGCGCTGCTCGACGAGGCGCTGGCGCTGACCGAGCGGCTCGGCGCCCTGGAGGACAGCGCCGACCTGCTGGTCAACCGGGCCGACCAGCTCGTGGCCGGGGACCCGGCGGCGGCCGCCGCCGACTACGCCCGGGCCGCCTCCCTCGCCCGCCGGGCCGGGGGCTCCGCAGCCCTGGCGGCGGCCCTGCGCGGACTCGGGGACCTGGCCCTGCGGGACGGGGACCCGGCGCGGGCCGGACACCTGTACACGGAGGCCCTGGAGCGGATCGACCCGCACTGGGTCAAGAGCGCGGGCAGCCGCGTACGGGCCCTCGCGGGGCTGGGCCGGGTGGCGGAGTCGAACGGCGACCGCCCGGCGGCCCGCGCCCGCTACGCGGAGGCCGCCGCGTCGGCGGCGGCCGTGGTGGGCGGCACCTCCCCGGAGGCACTCCGCCTGCTGGGCCTACCGCAGGAGGTCGTCGACCTGGTAACCACCCACACCCCCTGA
- a CDS encoding dimethylarginine dimethylaminohydrolase family protein has product MNTELLMSDATHFRIDYVINPYMDTSVQPDARAAVSEHDAIAAAHLAAGRTVHRMASAPECPDMVYTANGAWVCGDRAVLGDPPAARAAEIPYFRSWLKENGIDVFDAPYSFSGQGDTLACGDLLLAGHGQRTDRRMHDVLADLTGHQVVPLRTAGEEWYDLDLAVAVIDEGTLAYYPGALEPESVGVLRSLGLELIEVSTEEARAFALNLISDGRTVTMTTGAPRLAATLRERGATVVELDTAQLRKGGGGVRCTALTLDNPVPAGR; this is encoded by the coding sequence ATGAACACCGAACTGCTGATGTCCGATGCCACCCACTTCCGCATCGACTACGTCATCAACCCGTACATGGACACGAGCGTCCAGCCGGACGCCCGGGCCGCCGTCTCCGAGCACGACGCGATCGCCGCCGCCCACCTCGCGGCCGGCCGCACGGTCCACCGGATGGCGTCCGCCCCGGAGTGCCCCGACATGGTGTACACGGCCAACGGGGCCTGGGTGTGCGGCGACCGCGCCGTACTGGGCGACCCGCCGGCGGCCCGTGCCGCCGAGATCCCGTACTTCCGGTCCTGGCTGAAGGAGAACGGCATCGACGTGTTCGACGCCCCGTACTCCTTCAGCGGCCAGGGCGACACCCTGGCCTGCGGGGACCTGCTGCTGGCGGGCCACGGGCAGCGCACGGACCGCCGGATGCACGACGTGCTCGCGGACCTGACCGGCCACCAGGTGGTGCCGCTGCGCACGGCCGGGGAAGAGTGGTACGACCTGGACCTGGCCGTGGCCGTGATCGACGAGGGCACGCTCGCCTACTACCCGGGCGCGCTGGAGCCGGAGAGCGTCGGCGTGCTGCGTTCCCTCGGACTCGAACTCATCGAGGTGAGCACCGAGGAGGCCCGGGCCTTCGCCCTCAACCTGATCAGCGACGGCAGGACCGTGACGATGACCACCGGCGCGCCGCGACTCGCCGCGACCCTGCGCGAACGGGGCGCCACGGTGGTGGAACTCGACACGGCTCAGCTCCGCAAGGGCGGCGGAGGGGTCCGCTGCACGGCCCTCACCCTGGACAACCCGGTCCCGGCGGGCCGCTAG
- a CDS encoding LmbU family transcriptional regulator, giving the protein MTLSQLPCLEALTKSGMTFSPAMPQRAWEEIGSQLRELASSSAWWMGDWLLFGENAYSGRYREAVGRTGLDYQTLRNYAWVARRFEQHRRRDALSFAHHAEVARLARPEQDYWLRRAEEQRWSRNELRRQLRAGLAEQHGGAAAEPAGEEATLRIALPKPDLDRLLETAAACGLSLNEWAAHVLQSAVSTGTRPGLPAPAAPA; this is encoded by the coding sequence GTGACCCTCAGCCAGCTGCCCTGCCTGGAGGCGCTGACCAAGTCGGGCATGACCTTCTCGCCGGCCATGCCGCAACGGGCCTGGGAGGAGATCGGCAGCCAGCTGCGGGAGCTGGCCAGCTCCTCCGCCTGGTGGATGGGCGACTGGCTCCTGTTCGGGGAGAACGCCTACAGCGGCCGCTACCGGGAGGCCGTCGGCCGGACCGGGCTCGACTACCAGACCCTGCGCAACTACGCGTGGGTGGCCCGCCGGTTCGAGCAGCACCGCCGCCGCGACGCGCTCAGCTTCGCCCACCACGCGGAGGTGGCCCGGCTGGCCCGGCCCGAACAGGACTACTGGCTGCGGCGTGCCGAGGAACAGCGCTGGTCGCGCAACGAGCTCCGGCGACAGCTCCGGGCGGGCCTCGCCGAACAGCACGGCGGGGCCGCGGCGGAGCCGGCGGGCGAGGAGGCCACCCTGCGGATCGCCCTGCCGAAGCCGGACCTCGACCGGCTCCTGGAAACGGCGGCCGCCTGCGGGCTGAGCCTGAACGAATGGGCGGCCCACGTCCTGCAGTCCGCCGTCAGCACCGGCACCCGCCCCGGACTCCCCGCCCCCGCCGCCCCGGCCTAG
- a CDS encoding DUF4097 family beta strand repeat-containing protein produces MLTFETPAPLAVSVEIEVGSVRLTAGQRTDTVVEVLPADPGDPEDERAARESRVDHADGTLTVRGARKRLPFGRIGSVEVCVELPAGSRVRAATGVGPLVLEGAFGECVLKSGAGDIRVDGAGPVVLRTGHGDVRLDRCTGDAEVHGAGRIRIGRVDGAATVKNVNGDTEIGEVTGDVRANSSNGSITVDRAHGSVEAKSANGAIRVGELARGRADLQTAAGRIDIGIRGSVAAWLDVTSRLGKVHNSLGPSAGPEGSEGVVEVRARTGMGDIVISRAA; encoded by the coding sequence ATGCTTACCTTCGAGACCCCCGCACCGCTCGCCGTGTCCGTCGAGATCGAGGTGGGATCCGTCCGCCTCACGGCCGGGCAGCGGACGGACACCGTCGTCGAGGTGCTGCCCGCCGACCCCGGCGACCCGGAGGACGAGCGCGCGGCCCGGGAGAGCAGGGTCGACCACGCCGACGGCACCCTCACGGTGCGCGGTGCCCGCAAGCGCCTCCCGTTCGGCCGGATCGGCTCGGTCGAGGTGTGCGTCGAGCTGCCGGCCGGCTCCCGCGTCCGGGCCGCCACGGGCGTGGGCCCCCTCGTCCTGGAAGGGGCCTTCGGGGAGTGCGTCCTGAAGTCCGGCGCCGGGGACATCCGGGTCGACGGGGCCGGCCCGGTCGTGCTGCGCACCGGACACGGCGACGTCCGCCTCGACCGCTGCACCGGCGACGCCGAGGTCCACGGCGCCGGCCGGATCCGCATCGGCCGGGTCGACGGCGCGGCGACCGTCAAGAACGTCAACGGGGACACGGAGATCGGCGAGGTCACCGGAGACGTACGGGCGAACAGCTCCAACGGCTCCATCACCGTCGACCGGGCGCACGGCTCCGTCGAGGCCAAGTCCGCGAACGGCGCCATCCGCGTCGGCGAGCTGGCCCGCGGCAGGGCCGACCTCCAGACCGCCGCCGGCCGGATCGACATCGGCATCCGGGGCTCCGTCGCCGCCTGGCTCGACGTCACCTCCCGGCTGGGCAAGGTGCACAACTCCCTCGGCCCCTCCGCGGGCCCCGAGGGGTCCGAGGGCGTGGTGGAGGTGCGGGCCCGTACCGGCATGGGCGACATCGTGATCAGCCGCGCCGCCTGA
- a CDS encoding toxin-antitoxin system HicB family antitoxin, with protein sequence MDLRPYVENLRHELAVAADAGGDEARALAGRLTAPLESATRLTLLNALSDAMDEVTRDLAPGSVSVRLRGLDPEFVVSLPETEPVYEERPSAPAAPPAPVLPEGEDGGTARINLRLPAHLKVRAEEAAAREGISVNSWVVRTLSAALSDAAAEQPAGLRRTRAGQSFTGWVR encoded by the coding sequence ATGGATCTGAGGCCGTACGTAGAGAACCTTCGGCACGAGCTCGCCGTCGCCGCCGACGCGGGCGGGGACGAGGCCCGCGCCCTGGCCGGACGGCTCACCGCCCCGCTGGAGTCGGCCACCCGGCTGACGCTCCTGAACGCCCTGTCCGACGCGATGGACGAGGTCACGCGGGACCTGGCGCCGGGATCGGTCTCCGTACGGCTGCGGGGCCTGGATCCGGAGTTCGTCGTCAGCCTCCCGGAGACCGAGCCCGTCTACGAGGAGCGCCCCTCCGCCCCGGCCGCACCCCCGGCCCCCGTCCTGCCCGAGGGCGAGGACGGCGGGACGGCACGGATCAACCTGCGCCTGCCCGCCCACCTCAAGGTCCGCGCCGAGGAGGCGGCGGCCCGCGAGGGGATCTCCGTCAACTCCTGGGTGGTCCGCACCCTGTCGGCGGCCCTGTCCGACGCCGCCGCCGAGCAGCCCGCGGGGCTGCGCCGCACCCGCGCCGGCCAGAGCTTCACCGGCTGGGTGCGCTGA
- a CDS encoding FAD-dependent monooxygenase, with amino-acid sequence MKNTTANTAPYTAANTAANTAPYAAANTAPYTAARTVLISGASVAGPALAYWLHRHGFAPTIVERAPALRDGGYAVDFRGEAHLTVLRRMGILDALRAARTGTGSMSYVNSAGKPQAKLPADLFSGDLEVLRGDLARILYDATKEHTEYVFGDSVTSLAEDADGVHVTFERGAPRRFDLVIGADGLHSRTRSLAFGPEERYVKHLGVYCAIFTTANHLGLDRTGHAYRTAGRLVAMYSARENTEAKALFYFGSPQLDLDRRDVTRQQQLLAEQFAGNGWQSDHLLEQMRHAPDFYFDSVGQVRMDSWSRGRVALLGDAAYCPSSLSGMGSGLALVGAYVLAGELAAARGDHRTAFARYEREMRAYAEGCQKMGDGVAKLMVPESRLLGAFLNRYYKVMPYLPGKDMAAKIARKAAENITLRDYAAEPAPR; translated from the coding sequence ATGAAGAACACCACCGCGAACACCGCCCCGTACACCGCCGCGAACACCGCCGCGAACACCGCCCCTTACGCCGCCGCGAACACCGCCCCGTACACCGCCGCCCGTACCGTCCTGATCTCCGGCGCGTCCGTCGCCGGCCCCGCACTGGCCTACTGGCTCCACCGCCACGGCTTCGCCCCCACCATCGTCGAGCGGGCTCCCGCCCTGCGCGACGGCGGCTACGCCGTCGACTTCCGCGGCGAGGCCCACCTGACGGTGCTGCGCCGCATGGGCATCCTGGACGCCCTGCGGGCGGCCCGCACCGGCACCGGCTCCATGTCGTACGTCAACAGCGCGGGCAAGCCGCAGGCGAAGCTCCCCGCCGACCTGTTCTCCGGGGACCTGGAGGTGCTCCGGGGCGACCTGGCGCGGATCCTCTACGACGCGACGAAGGAGCACACCGAGTACGTCTTCGGGGACTCCGTCACCTCCCTCGCCGAGGACGCCGACGGGGTCCACGTCACCTTCGAGCGCGGCGCACCCCGCCGCTTCGACCTGGTGATCGGCGCCGACGGCCTGCACTCCCGCACCCGCAGCCTGGCCTTCGGCCCGGAGGAGCGCTACGTCAAGCACCTCGGCGTCTACTGCGCCATCTTCACCACCGCCAACCACCTCGGCCTCGACCGCACCGGACACGCCTACCGCACCGCCGGCCGGCTGGTGGCGATGTACAGCGCCCGCGAGAACACGGAGGCCAAGGCCCTCTTCTACTTCGGCTCGCCACAGCTGGACCTCGACCGCCGCGACGTGACGCGCCAGCAGCAGCTGCTCGCCGAGCAGTTCGCGGGCAACGGCTGGCAGAGCGACCACCTGCTGGAGCAGATGCGCCACGCCCCGGACTTCTACTTCGACTCCGTCGGCCAGGTGCGCATGGACAGCTGGTCGCGCGGCCGGGTCGCCCTGCTCGGCGACGCCGCGTACTGCCCGTCCTCCCTGTCGGGCATGGGCTCGGGGCTCGCGCTGGTCGGCGCGTACGTCCTCGCCGGGGAGCTCGCCGCCGCGCGCGGCGACCACCGCACCGCCTTCGCCCGCTACGAGCGGGAGATGCGGGCGTACGCGGAGGGCTGCCAGAAGATGGGCGACGGGGTGGCGAAGCTGATGGTCCCCGAGAGCCGGCTGCTCGGGGCCTTCCTCAACCGCTACTACAAGGTCATGCCGTACCTGCCGGGCAAGGACATGGCCGCGAAGATCGCCCGCAAGGCCGCCGAGAACATCACCCTGCGCGACTACGCCGCCGAACCGGCCCCCCGATAG
- a CDS encoding TetR-like C-terminal domain-containing protein — MVRAGLNAARLTEAAAEMADEAGIEKVSLSALARRFGVKDASLYSHVRNLRELRVRVALLAGEEMTARIAVAVAGRSGKDALVAFADAYREYALERPGRYAASQMRFDPEEVAGSAGLLRSVELTYGMLRGYGLEDPDLTDAARLLRATFHGYVHLELSGAFGHSREVRTSWARGLDALHVALENWPPTTKGEPR, encoded by the coding sequence ATGGTGCGCGCAGGACTCAACGCCGCACGGCTCACGGAGGCGGCCGCCGAGATGGCGGACGAGGCCGGGATCGAGAAGGTGTCCCTGTCCGCGCTCGCCCGGCGGTTCGGCGTCAAGGACGCGAGCCTGTACTCGCACGTCCGCAACCTGCGGGAACTGCGGGTGCGGGTGGCTCTGCTGGCGGGCGAGGAGATGACCGCGCGGATCGCGGTCGCCGTCGCAGGGCGGTCGGGCAAGGACGCGCTGGTCGCGTTCGCCGACGCCTACCGGGAGTACGCCCTGGAACGCCCCGGCCGTTACGCCGCCTCGCAGATGCGGTTCGACCCGGAGGAGGTGGCCGGCTCGGCCGGGCTGCTGCGCAGCGTGGAGCTGACCTACGGGATGCTGCGCGGCTACGGGCTGGAGGACCCCGACCTGACGGACGCGGCCCGGCTGCTGCGCGCCACCTTCCACGGCTACGTCCACCTGGAGCTGAGCGGGGCCTTCGGGCACTCCCGCGAGGTCCGGACGTCCTGGGCACGCGGCCTCGACGCACTCCACGTGGCCCTGGAGAACTGGCCGCCGACCACCAAGGGGGAACCACGATGA
- a CDS encoding alpha/beta fold hydrolase — translation MTTTPTTTPTTAPTTGTLAVPGATLYYERRGTGPVLLLVPGGGADAGLFAGMAPALAATGRTVVSYDPRGQSRSTLDGPAADQRVADWADDARRILDLVSPGEPADVLGCSAGAVAALGLLARHPERVRRVVAHEPPLVEVLPDPAPHRALFAEVRELTRTQGPAAGMAHMAQGLGGTPERQEAAELPPEILEMAPRMYANQPFFLEHVLVPFTSATPDAPALRTAADRLVLAAGEDSRAIPALYGPAARLSALTGAPFTEFPGGHVGCAEHPTPFATRLLETLTRKDRMTPWMSSVPQPRPG, via the coding sequence ATGACGACCACACCCACGACCACACCCACCACGGCGCCCACCACCGGAACGCTCGCCGTCCCCGGAGCCACCCTGTATTACGAGCGGCGCGGCACCGGCCCCGTCCTGCTCCTCGTCCCCGGCGGCGGGGCGGACGCCGGCCTGTTCGCGGGCATGGCCCCGGCCCTGGCCGCAACCGGACGCACCGTGGTCTCGTACGACCCCCGCGGCCAGTCCCGCAGCACCCTCGACGGCCCGGCCGCCGACCAGCGGGTGGCGGACTGGGCCGACGACGCCCGCCGGATCCTGGACCTGGTCTCCCCCGGCGAACCGGCGGACGTCCTCGGCTGCAGCGCGGGTGCCGTCGCCGCGCTCGGGCTGCTGGCCCGTCACCCGGAGCGGGTCCGCCGGGTGGTGGCGCACGAGCCGCCGCTGGTGGAGGTCCTGCCGGACCCCGCCCCGCACCGGGCCCTCTTCGCCGAGGTCCGCGAGCTGACCCGCACGCAGGGCCCGGCCGCGGGGATGGCCCACATGGCCCAGGGCCTGGGCGGAACCCCCGAGCGCCAGGAAGCCGCCGAACTGCCGCCGGAGATCCTGGAGATGGCCCCGCGCATGTACGCCAACCAGCCGTTCTTCCTGGAACACGTCCTGGTCCCGTTCACGTCCGCCACCCCCGACGCACCCGCCCTGCGCACCGCCGCCGACCGCCTCGTACTGGCGGCCGGCGAGGACTCCCGCGCCATCCCCGCCCTCTACGGCCCCGCGGCCCGCCTCTCGGCCCTGACGGGCGCCCCTTTCACGGAGTTCCCGGGCGGCCACGTCGGCTGCGCCGAACACCCGACCCCCTTCGCCACCCGCCTCCTGGAGACCCTGACCAGAAAGGACCGGATGACGCCCTGGATGTCGTCCGTGCCGCAACCGCGGCCGGGGTGA
- a CDS encoding putative quinol monooxygenase, with translation MTLTVIAAFEAKPGREDDLRTALEAMIEPSVAEEGCLAYEPYADPNRPERMVIVEEWAGPEALEFHFTTPHFRHVAGLFDDLLARPVSIRYLTTTTPVALPTP, from the coding sequence ATGACCCTGACCGTCATCGCCGCGTTCGAGGCCAAGCCCGGCCGTGAGGACGACCTGCGCACCGCTCTGGAGGCCATGATCGAACCGTCCGTCGCGGAGGAGGGCTGCCTGGCTTACGAGCCGTACGCCGACCCGAACCGGCCGGAGCGGATGGTGATCGTCGAGGAGTGGGCCGGGCCGGAGGCGCTGGAATTCCACTTCACCACCCCGCACTTCCGCCACGTGGCCGGGCTCTTCGACGACCTGCTCGCCCGCCCGGTGTCCATTCGCTACCTGACCACCACGACCCCCGTGGCCCTCCCGACCCCGTGA
- a CDS encoding helix-turn-helix transcriptional regulator, giving the protein MNAKAELGAYLRSRRARIKPEETRLGAGYGERRRVPGLRREELAQLAGVSVDYYVRFEQGRTQKVSAGVIDAVADALCLTDPERAHLHDLARAVGRRTSAGPAAQTPSAGQLRLLHAMSDVPAYLVGRRTDLLAWNRLYAELLGPSLATVAPEHRNTAWLAFLDEDVRARYVNWEAKARNAVAYLRRDHGRHPDDPAFAALVAELEHRSPEFRALWAEREVADRITGDYLMWHPAVGELALTFESFRSAADPDISLIAYTAEPGSPSEAALRTLAARCSAGDGPGVGAGEECS; this is encoded by the coding sequence ATGAACGCCAAGGCCGAACTCGGTGCGTACCTCCGCTCGCGGCGGGCCCGGATCAAGCCCGAGGAGACCCGGCTGGGTGCCGGGTACGGCGAGCGGCGCCGGGTGCCGGGGTTGCGGCGGGAGGAGCTGGCGCAGCTGGCCGGCGTGAGCGTCGACTACTACGTGCGGTTCGAGCAGGGCCGCACCCAGAAGGTCTCCGCCGGGGTCATCGACGCGGTGGCCGACGCCCTGTGCCTCACGGACCCCGAGCGCGCGCACCTGCACGACCTGGCCCGCGCGGTGGGCCGCCGGACGTCGGCGGGGCCGGCCGCGCAGACGCCGAGCGCCGGGCAGCTGCGGTTGCTCCACGCCATGTCCGACGTCCCCGCCTACCTGGTCGGACGGCGCACCGACCTGCTGGCCTGGAACCGGCTCTACGCCGAACTGCTCGGCCCCTCCCTCGCCACGGTGGCGCCGGAACACCGCAACACGGCGTGGCTGGCCTTCCTCGACGAGGACGTCCGCGCCCGCTACGTGAACTGGGAAGCCAAGGCCCGCAACGCGGTCGCCTACCTGCGCCGCGACCACGGACGGCACCCGGACGACCCGGCCTTCGCCGCGCTGGTCGCCGAACTGGAGCACCGCAGCCCCGAGTTCCGTGCGCTGTGGGCGGAGCGGGAGGTGGCCGACCGGATCACCGGCGACTACCTCATGTGGCATCCGGCCGTCGGCGAGCTCGCCCTCACCTTCGAGAGTTTCCGGTCCGCCGCCGACCCGGACATCAGCCTGATCGCCTACACAGCCGAGCCGGGCTCTCCGTCCGAGGCCGCCCTGCGCACGCTGGCCGCCCGGTGCTCAGCGGGCGACGGTCCAGGTGTCGGGGCCGGTGAGGAGTGCTCCTAG